A genomic window from Triticum urartu cultivar G1812 chromosome 7, Tu2.1, whole genome shotgun sequence includes:
- the LOC125524256 gene encoding F-box/kelch-repeat protein SKIP25-like translates to MAAPALAKRPCSSPSASASCREAKRLRPAPAPAPMERHDAAAAAAEVSTTTSQQQSQPLLPGLPDHLAQLCLSTLPPCLMHAVCRPWRRLLYAPSFPPFLSLYALLEDAGDGGASFAAYDPIAARWDGLPAPPMPSPPPTLCHPSFLSRRLPLQSVAAAGKLVLVAGSTQSLHPALCRPLVFDPAAALAPRWQVGPKVPLAPRRWCAAGAARGRVFVAGGVGAGYDLAVARSGATWDPATPSAPWEPLPPLRDGRFSRDAAEAVCSGGKVCMVNLRGSGAKEGAVFDLVAGRWEDMPPGMLAGWKGPAAASPDSGDMIFVVDEERGALNAYDWGSDRWTTVAEAGRLKGAAEMAAGGGRVCVVSHGGAKVVVVDVTPKAGRSRGSTTPAPPRMWEVEAPAGRRVVSLHVLPRMTRPE, encoded by the coding sequence ATGGCTGCACCCGCGCTGGCCAAGCGCCCCTGCAGCAGCCCCTCCGCCTCCGCTTCTTGTCGCGAGGCCAAGCGGCTCCgcccggcgccggcgccggcgcccaTGGAGAGGCACGACGCCGCTGCTGCCGCTGCTGAGGTGTCGACGACGACGTCGCAGCAGCAGTCGCAGCCGCTGCTCCCGGGCCTGCCGGACCACCTCGCGCAGCTCTGCCTCTCGACGCTGCCGCCGTGCCTCATGCACGCCGTCTGCCGCCCGTGGCGCCGGCTGCTGTACGCGCCGTCGTTCCCGCCGTTCTTGTCCCTCTACGCGCTTCTTGAGGACGCCGGCGACGGCGGGGCCTCCTTCGCGGCCTACGACCCGATCGCCGCGCGCTGGGACGGGCTGCCGGCGCCGCCGATGCCATCGCCGCCCCCGACGCTCTGCCACCCGTCGTTCCTCTCCCGCCGGCTGCCGCTCCAGTCGGTGGCCGCCGCGGGGAAGCTCGTCCTCGTCGCGGGGTCCACGCAGTCGCTCCACCCGGCGCTGTGCCGGCCGCTGGTGTTCGACCCGGCCGCCGCGCTGGCCCCGCGGTGGCAGGTCGGCCCGAAAGTCCCGCTCGCCCCGCGCAGGTGGTGCGCGGCGGGCGCGGCGCGGGGGCGCGTGTTCGTCGCGGGCGGCGTGGGCGCCGGCTACGACCTCGCCGTCGCGCGCTCCGGGGCGACGTGGGACCCCGCCACGCCGTCCGCGCCGTGGgagccgctgccgccgctgcgGGACGGGCGGTTCAGCCGTGACGCGGCGGAGGCCGTGTGCTCGGGCGGGAAGGTCTGCATGGTCAATCTCCGCGGCAGCGGCGCCAAGGAGGGGGCCGTGTTCGACCTGGTGGCCGGGCGGTGGGAGGACATGCCGCCCGGCATGCTGGCCGGGTGGAAGGGCCCCGCCGCGGCGTCCCCGGACAGCGGCGACATGATCTTCGTCGTGGACGAGGAGCGCGGCGCGCTCAACGCCTACGACTGGGGGTCCGACCGGTGGACGACGGTCGCGGAGGCGGGGCGGCTCAAGGGCGCGGCCGAGAtggccgcgggcggcggcagGGTGTGCGTCGTGTCCCACGGCGGCGCGAAGGTGGTGGTCGTGGACGTGACGCCCAAGGCGGGGAGGAGCAGGGGCTCCACgacgccggcgccgccgcgcATGTGGGAGGTGGAGGCGCCGGCCGGGCGTCGGGTGGTGTCGCTGCACGTGCTGCCCAGGATGACGCGCCCCGAGTAG